From Cellvibrio zantedeschiae, the proteins below share one genomic window:
- a CDS encoding malate dehydrogenase — translation MKAPVRVTVTGAAGQISYSLLFRIAAGDMLGKDQPVILQLLEITPALKALQGVAMELDDCAFPLLAGIVTTDDPNVAFKDSDYALLVGARPRGPGMERKDLLAANAAIFSVQGKAINDHASRNIKVLVVGNPANTNALIAQRNAPDINPRQFTAMTRLDHNRALSQLATKTGTSINNITKALIWGNHSSTQYPDLHNTLVDGKPALSLVDRAWYEGEYIPTVQQRGAAIIAARGASSAASAANAAANHIRDWALGSPSNDWVSMGVYSDGSYGIEKGLIYSFPVVCKNGDWEIVQGLEISEFSRGKMQATEKELQEERDAVADLLPS, via the coding sequence GTGAAAGCACCCGTAAGAGTTACCGTCACCGGCGCCGCAGGCCAAATCAGCTACTCATTGTTGTTCCGCATCGCCGCTGGCGATATGTTGGGCAAAGATCAACCAGTAATTTTGCAATTGTTGGAAATCACCCCAGCTCTTAAAGCCTTGCAAGGCGTGGCTATGGAATTGGACGACTGTGCGTTCCCATTGTTGGCTGGCATTGTGACCACTGACGACCCTAACGTTGCTTTCAAAGATTCTGACTACGCATTGTTGGTAGGTGCACGTCCACGTGGCCCAGGTATGGAACGTAAAGACTTGTTGGCTGCTAACGCTGCAATCTTCTCTGTACAAGGTAAAGCCATTAACGACCACGCTTCACGCAATATTAAAGTATTGGTTGTTGGCAACCCTGCAAACACCAATGCCCTGATTGCTCAACGCAATGCTCCGGATATCAACCCACGTCAATTCACTGCAATGACTCGTTTGGATCACAACCGTGCCTTGTCACAATTGGCGACCAAGACTGGTACCAGCATTAACAACATCACTAAGGCATTGATCTGGGGTAACCATTCTTCGACTCAATACCCTGATCTTCACAATACTTTGGTAGATGGCAAGCCAGCATTGAGCCTGGTTGATCGCGCTTGGTACGAAGGCGAATACATCCCAACCGTACAACAACGTGGTGCTGCAATTATTGCGGCGCGCGGCGCTTCTTCAGCTGCTTCAGCGGCTAATGCTGCAGCTAACCACATTCGCGACTGGGCTTTAGGCTCTCCATCTAACGATTGGGTGAGCATGGGCGTATACAGCGATGGTTCTTATGGCATTGAGAAAGGCTTGATCTACTCATTCCCGGTTGTTTGCAAAAACGGTGATTGGGAAATTGTTCAAGGTTTGGAAATCAGCGAATTCTCTCGCGGTAAAATGCAAGCCACTGAAAAAGAATTGCAAGAAGAGCGCGATGCAGTAGCTGATTTGTTGCCGTCTTAA
- a CDS encoding class I SAM-dependent methyltransferase — protein MNIARKFNLISAPLLALSLALTAPVYADKDKSVKQQLETSIAGSWRSEKNKARDQYRHPLETLTFFGITPKAKVIELFPGGSTWYTEILAPFLKDSGQLTVVNFKSEKEDNSQKDKFAADPARYGKVKVVEISKTNMSFGEPGSADFFLTFRNVHNFAMQGTHSQLFAEIYKVLKPGGVLGIEDHRAAEGKTFEEVKMSGYLPEEFVIAEAEKAGFKLDARSPVNNNAKDTKNYPKGVWTLPPVLREGDTDKDKYLAIGESDRFTLRFVKPKK, from the coding sequence ATGAATATAGCTCGCAAATTTAACTTGATATCAGCCCCCCTCTTAGCCTTGAGCCTTGCGCTTACCGCTCCGGTTTATGCAGACAAAGATAAGTCTGTAAAACAACAGTTAGAAACAAGCATTGCTGGTAGTTGGCGTAGTGAAAAAAATAAGGCCCGCGATCAATATCGCCATCCACTGGAAACATTGACATTTTTTGGTATCACGCCAAAGGCGAAGGTCATTGAATTATTTCCGGGTGGCAGCACTTGGTACACCGAAATTCTCGCACCTTTTTTAAAAGACTCGGGTCAATTGACAGTTGTTAATTTCAAATCGGAAAAAGAAGACAACAGCCAAAAAGATAAATTCGCAGCCGACCCTGCTCGCTACGGCAAAGTAAAAGTGGTTGAGATTTCCAAAACAAACATGAGCTTTGGGGAACCCGGTTCGGCAGACTTTTTCTTAACCTTCCGCAACGTACACAACTTTGCAATGCAAGGTACACATAGCCAATTGTTTGCGGAAATTTACAAAGTGCTCAAACCGGGTGGTGTGTTGGGTATTGAGGACCACAGGGCTGCCGAAGGAAAAACCTTTGAAGAAGTTAAGATGTCTGGCTATCTGCCCGAAGAATTTGTAATTGCTGAAGCAGAAAAAGCAGGCTTCAAACTGGATGCACGCAGCCCGGTCAATAACAACGCTAAAGATACAAAAAATTACCCTAAAGGTGTTTGGACCTTACCACCAGTTTTAAGGGAAGGTGATACCGACAAAGACAAATACTTAGCCATTGGCGAAAGCGATAGATTCACCTTGCGCTTTGTTAAGCCTAAAAAATAA
- a CDS encoding class I SAM-dependent methyltransferase gives MNKPIRYLCLPMLALVFTSIAPAMAATEKTVQQQLQENINGSWRTEKNRARDAYRHPLQTLTFFGVKPDAHIVELFPSGSAWYTEILAPFVRDKGKLTIINVKGNPEDSGQKEKFAADPTRYGKINILEVAPPNFSFGEPNSADFFLTFRNVHNFAMKDAQAQFFAEAYKVLKPGGILGIEDHRAAPGKSFEEVKNSGYQPEAFVIAEAERAGFRLEARSEINSNPKDTKDYPKGVWSLPPSLEADEKDKAKYIAIGESDRFTLRFVKPKTK, from the coding sequence ATGAATAAGCCCATCAGATACCTTTGCTTACCAATGCTCGCGTTGGTGTTTACCAGCATAGCTCCCGCAATGGCAGCCACCGAAAAAACGGTGCAACAGCAGTTGCAAGAAAACATTAATGGCAGTTGGCGCACAGAAAAAAACCGGGCACGCGATGCTTATCGTCACCCGCTACAGACGCTCACTTTTTTTGGAGTTAAACCCGATGCACATATAGTGGAACTCTTCCCGAGTGGCTCCGCCTGGTATACAGAAATACTCGCACCTTTTGTGCGTGACAAAGGCAAACTTACTATTATTAATGTAAAAGGCAATCCCGAAGATTCAGGTCAAAAAGAAAAGTTTGCGGCTGACCCAACGCGTTATGGAAAAATAAATATTTTGGAAGTCGCGCCACCTAATTTCAGTTTTGGTGAACCCAACTCAGCAGATTTTTTTTTAACATTCCGCAATGTGCATAATTTTGCAATGAAAGATGCGCAGGCTCAATTTTTTGCAGAAGCCTATAAAGTTCTTAAACCAGGTGGAATACTGGGTATCGAAGATCACCGTGCGGCCCCGGGAAAAAGCTTTGAAGAAGTGAAAAATTCCGGCTATCAACCCGAAGCCTTTGTGATTGCAGAAGCAGAAAGAGCGGGCTTTCGTTTAGAGGCGCGCAGCGAAATCAACAGCAACCCCAAAGACACCAAGGACTATCCAAAAGGCGTTTGGAGCTTACCACCCAGCCTTGAAGCGGATGAAAAAGATAAAGCCAAATACATAGCCATAGGCGAAAGCGACAGATTCACCTTGCGCTTTGTAAAACCTAAAACCAAATAA
- a CDS encoding DMT family transporter: MLKVINQSPINCVHISPLDFARLGLLAAIWGASFIAMRASVPELGTLLATIGRVSLAAIALVLFSHLNKIPLQWKRHYRAYFLAGLFGAALPFALFSYAAHYLPAALSALLNATCPLFGALFSMLWLAEKLSARKLIGLLLGLAGVWMLVGARSLFANNPTSLSLIACLLGPACFAISGVVIKYYSCSKKENRIEPLAMATGSMVAASLILLPALPFSLPAQFPSYPAIGLVAALALFPSAFAQIIFIPLVARIGPTRAMSVSFLIPLFSMIWGFLFLDEVIGISCVLGGFAVLAATGLVVKTD; encoded by the coding sequence ATGCTCAAAGTTATCAACCAAAGTCCGATTAACTGCGTCCATATCTCCCCTCTGGACTTTGCGCGCCTGGGTTTACTTGCCGCCATTTGGGGCGCCTCCTTTATCGCCATGCGCGCCTCAGTTCCCGAGCTAGGCACCTTATTGGCAACTATAGGGCGCGTCAGTCTCGCAGCAATAGCACTGGTTTTATTTTCCCACCTCAATAAAATCCCTTTACAGTGGAAGCGCCATTACAGGGCTTACTTCCTCGCGGGATTATTTGGTGCCGCACTCCCCTTCGCACTTTTTTCCTACGCAGCTCATTATTTACCCGCCGCGCTTTCCGCTTTACTCAATGCAACCTGCCCTTTATTCGGTGCGCTTTTTTCAATGCTTTGGCTGGCAGAGAAACTGAGCGCACGCAAATTAATCGGTTTGCTATTGGGTTTGGCTGGCGTGTGGATGTTAGTGGGTGCCCGCTCATTATTTGCCAATAACCCAACCAGTCTATCTCTCATCGCTTGCCTGCTTGGGCCCGCCTGTTTTGCAATTTCAGGAGTGGTGATTAAGTATTACAGCTGCAGCAAGAAAGAAAACCGTATCGAACCCCTGGCCATGGCAACGGGTTCCATGGTGGCCGCCAGTTTGATTTTGTTACCCGCGCTGCCATTCAGTTTGCCCGCACAATTTCCCTCTTACCCGGCGATAGGATTAGTCGCAGCGCTCGCACTTTTCCCCTCAGCTTTTGCACAAATCATTTTTATACCCCTGGTGGCACGCATAGGGCCAACACGCGCTATGTCCGTATCATTTTTAATTCCACTCTTCAGCATGATTTGGGGCTTCCTGTTTCTAGACGAGGTTATAGGCATTAGCTGCGTACTGGGGGGCTTCGCTGTGCTTGCTGCTACCGGGTTGGTTGTTAAAACCGACTAA
- a CDS encoding winged helix-turn-helix domain-containing protein, translating to MSVFYQSQGFVIYPQRQTIVKGDEEIQVRSKTFALLLLLLEKPGEVLSKSYLLDSIWDDVKVEEQVLVQSIRELRQLFSSADIIQTYPRKGYAWAADVEKLEQCKVSATQVNEAPALELPLTEADLTESSSTETPTLVSKSLSPRRKLYALTGVLLALGLVLCAVLFNTINRTSEPQTDVVVIMPVKNQLPGNEYNWVPLGVMDQLIHLLVSDKSVQVMFSEYVFQIMRYAHLDRDYESEQIPKLFEVSGATLIVESQLSGAVEDFRLDYKLRTRTNVKRGVIFEKDLNQAVYKLGQIIVNQTGQKLQDVELNAQASFANELMARGVEKLDKNDFASAENLFKSLIQLEPNNLLAREELLRTLLRLKRYDAAKEQAETAIQLAGKDQSRVQARMYFFLAVIHLEQGNTEAALGNLDRADEFSTNGQELLVGSAVAGIRARIHKERGDFNLAQAAYEKSLNYDKTIRCSIGQSDNHLNLAELFSQLGKRDLAIEHYNEAKKLIESHQLDAMKPRLAEIKL from the coding sequence TTGAGTGTCTTTTACCAAAGTCAGGGCTTTGTGATTTATCCCCAACGTCAAACAATTGTTAAGGGCGATGAGGAGATTCAGGTTCGCTCCAAAACATTCGCACTTCTTTTGCTGTTATTGGAAAAGCCTGGGGAAGTATTAAGCAAATCCTATTTATTGGACAGCATTTGGGATGACGTAAAAGTAGAAGAGCAAGTGCTGGTACAATCCATTCGCGAACTGCGCCAGTTATTTAGCAGTGCAGATATTATTCAGACCTATCCTCGCAAAGGTTATGCCTGGGCAGCAGATGTTGAAAAACTTGAACAATGCAAAGTTTCCGCAACTCAAGTCAACGAAGCTCCCGCGCTTGAATTACCTTTAACTGAAGCCGATTTAACTGAAAGCTCTTCAACTGAAACGCCGACTCTCGTTTCAAAAAGCTTATCCCCTCGCCGCAAACTCTATGCTTTAACGGGTGTTCTGCTAGCACTTGGACTGGTCCTATGTGCTGTACTTTTCAATACCATAAATCGAACAAGCGAACCTCAAACCGATGTTGTCGTTATCATGCCCGTTAAAAACCAGCTACCCGGCAACGAGTACAATTGGGTTCCCTTGGGTGTGATGGATCAATTGATACATTTGCTGGTATCCGACAAGAGCGTACAAGTGATGTTTTCGGAATACGTGTTCCAGATTATGCGTTACGCGCATCTGGATCGCGATTATGAATCTGAGCAGATTCCAAAACTGTTTGAAGTATCAGGCGCTACTTTAATCGTTGAGTCGCAATTATCCGGCGCGGTGGAAGATTTTCGTCTGGATTACAAGTTGCGCACCCGCACAAATGTTAAACGCGGCGTTATTTTTGAAAAGGATCTTAATCAGGCCGTCTATAAACTTGGGCAAATTATCGTCAACCAGACCGGGCAAAAATTGCAAGATGTTGAACTCAATGCCCAGGCAAGTTTTGCCAATGAACTTATGGCACGCGGCGTGGAAAAGTTAGATAAAAATGACTTTGCGTCTGCGGAAAATTTATTCAAGAGCCTAATCCAGTTGGAACCTAACAACTTACTGGCGCGGGAAGAATTGCTGCGCACATTGCTAAGGTTAAAACGTTACGATGCGGCTAAAGAGCAAGCTGAAACCGCCATACAACTCGCCGGCAAAGACCAATCACGTGTGCAAGCGCGCATGTACTTTTTCCTCGCGGTTATTCATTTGGAACAAGGCAACACTGAAGCGGCTTTAGGCAACCTCGATCGCGCCGATGAGTTTTCCACCAATGGTCAGGAACTCCTCGTAGGTTCGGCAGTAGCTGGCATACGTGCTCGAATTCACAAAGAACGCGGTGATTTTAATTTGGCTCAAGCGGCTTACGAAAAATCGCTGAATTATGATAAAACCATTCGCTGTTCAATTGGGCAAAGCGACAATCACCTCAATCTTGCCGAACTATTTTCGCAATTGGGCAAACGTGATTTGGCGATTGAACATTACAACGAGGCGAAAAAACTTATTGAATCCCATCAGCTAGATGCAATGAAACCCCGTCTTGCAGAAATTAAACTCTGA
- a CDS encoding DUF2238 domain-containing protein, whose amino-acid sequence MVKSRTPLFIFLLVALAVSLALSGWHPYDRTTWILEIFPILIALPVLFATYKKFPLTTFLYIFIFIHALVLILGGAYSYARVPFGFSLQEWFELSRNPYDKIGHFFQGFVPALVAREILFRKHIIKGTKMLAFIIVCIVLAISATYELIEWAAALVLGQGADEFLGTQGDQWDTQSDMFLALIGAVTALLLCSRYHDSHMRKLS is encoded by the coding sequence ATGGTGAAGTCGCGTACTCCTTTATTTATTTTTCTATTAGTTGCGCTAGCGGTTAGCCTGGCATTATCGGGCTGGCATCCCTATGATCGCACCACATGGATTTTGGAAATCTTTCCTATTCTTATCGCTTTACCTGTGCTCTTTGCAACTTACAAAAAATTTCCGCTGACCACATTTTTATATATTTTCATTTTTATTCACGCGCTGGTTCTTATTCTGGGCGGTGCCTATTCCTATGCACGAGTACCTTTTGGTTTTAGCTTGCAGGAATGGTTTGAATTATCGCGCAATCCCTACGATAAAATTGGCCATTTTTTTCAGGGTTTTGTGCCTGCTTTGGTAGCGCGCGAAATTTTATTTCGCAAACACATTATCAAGGGTACAAAAATGTTGGCCTTCATCATCGTTTGTATAGTCTTGGCGATTAGCGCAACTTATGAACTTATTGAATGGGCCGCTGCCTTAGTTCTCGGCCAAGGTGCAGACGAATTTTTAGGCACCCAGGGCGACCAATGGGATACGCAATCTGATATGTTCCTGGCCTTGATAGGTGCCGTTACCGCCCTACTTTTATGTTCGCGGTATCATGATTCACACATGCGCAAACTTAGCTAA
- the ybaK gene encoding Cys-tRNA(Pro) deacylase, translating into MTPAIKALQKAKINFKTHEYSHDPAAESYGLEAAEKMGVDAARVFKTLVVMLDAKDYAVGVIPVSDMLSMKQIAKAAGAKKAAMADKTDVERITGYVLGGVSPLGQKKRLKTFIHSSAQGLPTIFFSAGRRGLEIEMAPQDLKNQTSGQFADLTSL; encoded by the coding sequence ATGACCCCAGCCATTAAAGCATTACAGAAAGCCAAGATAAATTTTAAAACCCATGAATACTCGCACGACCCTGCGGCAGAATCCTATGGTTTGGAAGCCGCTGAAAAAATGGGTGTAGATGCAGCGCGTGTATTCAAGACATTGGTTGTAATGCTGGACGCAAAAGACTATGCCGTGGGCGTGATTCCCGTATCAGACATGTTGAGCATGAAGCAAATTGCCAAAGCGGCTGGAGCCAAGAAAGCAGCCATGGCTGATAAAACCGATGTAGAGCGAATTACCGGTTATGTGTTAGGCGGAGTTAGCCCACTGGGGCAAAAAAAACGTTTAAAAACATTTATTCACAGCTCTGCACAAGGACTCCCTACTATATTCTTTAGCGCGGGGCGACGTGGTCTGGAAATTGAAATGGCACCGCAGGATTTAAAAAACCAAACCTCCGGGCAATTTGCTGATTTAACCTCTCTCTAA
- a CDS encoding hemerythrin domain-containing protein — translation MTNIAREILFDRSIPVFDAIDFLTQGHQEIINYFDNYNRAKSLSEKQQIAKKICKALTINLHLEDDIFYQEVKRTLMEKGWLSAITMEHSVVKYLLSEIEGLDADSAVYDIKIKVLGEHVKYLIKEKQTKLFPKVNRSNKIDRWKLGAQLAARQSFLENAFASK, via the coding sequence ATGACGAATATAGCTAGAGAAATTCTATTTGATAGATCCATTCCGGTTTTTGATGCCATTGACTTTTTGACTCAAGGCCACCAGGAAATTATTAATTATTTTGATAATTATAATCGCGCCAAATCTCTGTCTGAAAAACAACAAATTGCTAAAAAGATTTGCAAGGCGTTAACGATTAACTTGCATCTTGAAGATGATATTTTCTACCAGGAAGTTAAAAGAACCCTGATGGAAAAGGGTTGGTTGTCTGCCATTACTATGGAGCATTCGGTAGTCAAGTATTTGCTATCTGAAATTGAAGGCTTGGATGCGGACAGTGCTGTCTATGATATTAAAATCAAAGTTTTAGGTGAACACGTAAAATACCTTATTAAGGAAAAGCAAACCAAGCTTTTCCCTAAAGTTAATCGTTCCAATAAAATTGACCGTTGGAAGTTAGGCGCTCAACTCGCAGCTCGCCAAAGCTTTTTAGAAAATGCCTTCGCCAGCAAATAG
- a CDS encoding VOC family protein, with translation MSTQELHRGRLIDHIQLVVSDLAASQKFYTAIFEVLDIPIGGKSDDFFWADELFVSTADSKAAQGDLTGRTHLAFQAKSRETVEKFYKAALDHGGEDNGKPGERPYHPGYYAAFVLDPDGNNIEAVFHGEAKRSADSVKINF, from the coding sequence ATGAGTACACAAGAATTGCATCGCGGCAGGTTAATAGACCATATTCAGCTAGTGGTGAGTGATCTAGCTGCCTCGCAAAAATTTTATACTGCCATTTTTGAGGTGTTGGATATTCCCATAGGTGGAAAAAGTGACGATTTCTTTTGGGCTGATGAATTATTTGTATCTACAGCTGATAGCAAAGCCGCACAAGGTGATTTAACCGGGCGCACCCATTTGGCGTTTCAAGCTAAAAGTCGTGAAACCGTAGAAAAATTTTACAAGGCCGCTTTAGATCATGGTGGTGAAGATAATGGGAAACCAGGTGAGCGGCCTTATCACCCTGGGTATTACGCTGCATTTGTGTTGGACCCGGATGGAAATAATATCGAAGCCGTATTTCATGG